One stretch of Miscanthus floridulus cultivar M001 chromosome 18, ASM1932011v1, whole genome shotgun sequence DNA includes these proteins:
- the LOC136522553 gene encoding probable L-type lectin-domain containing receptor kinase S.7 — protein MAAALLRLLPFLLLTLTAPPAAAAAVLAPSAAKNVALDSATLSFADLTLLGDSFLRNGSVGLTRETGVPYSSAGTVLCTKPVAFRGHTATASNATAVTSFAARFSFVIANPNAGAAGGDGIAFFVSASRATLGATGGYLGLFNSSDSAVAKNGSASAAIVAVEFDTMANLEFADPSDNHVGLDLGSPLSVATVDLAASGIDLKSGNLTTAWIDYRSADRRLEVFLSYAANAKPKRPVLSVAVDLSPYLKEAMYVGFSASTEGSTQQHTIKEWTFQTFGFPPTANSSFESNATSNSSEQAAPASNTPNSHKRVGLALGILGPVALAVSFVFFAWVSIKKHIELTSRNDAAFSPELLKGPRKFSYKELSAATRGFHTSRVLGKGAFGTVYKAAMPGPAATTYAVKRSTKAHQGRSEFVAELSVIACLRHKNLVLLEGWCDEKGELLLVYEYMPNGSLDKALYGEPCTLSWLQRYTVAAGIASVLSYLHQECEQRVIHRDIKTSNILLDGNLSPRLGDFGLARLMDHNKSPVSTLTAGTMGYLAPEYLQSGKATEQTDVFSYGVVLLEVCCGRRPIDKDECGAGGGGGKNVNLVDWVWRLHGEDRLIEAADARLAGEFDKDEMLRLLLVGLSCANPNCEERPAMRRVVQILNREAEPAPVPRKKPLLVFSSSASMKLQEIAFSCGDDVRGGYSVAKPTSPKSEGADIER, from the coding sequence ATGGCCGCCGCTCTCCTCCGTTTATTGCCGTTCTTGCTGCTAACGCTGACGGCGCCACCCGCCGCCGCTGCAGCTGTTTTGGCACCGTCGGCGGCCAAGAACGTCGCCCTCGACTCTGCCACGCTGTCCTTCGCGGACCTCACGCTGCTGGGGGACTCCTTCCTCCGCAACGGCTCCGTCGGGCTGACGCGGGAGACCGGCGTGCCTTACTCCAGCGCCGGCACCGTCCTCTGTACCAAGCCCGTCGCGTTCCGGGGCCACACCGCGACAGCCTCCAATGCCACCGCCGTCACGTCGTTCGCTGCCAGGTTCTCCTTCGTCATCGCCAACCCCAACGCGGGCGCCGCGGGGGGCGACGGCATCGCGTTCTTCGTCTCCGCCAGCCGCGCCACACTCGGCGCCACCGGCGGCTACCTCGGCCTCTTCAACTCCTCGGACTCCGCCGTAGCCAAGAACGGGTCTGCGTCCGCCGCCATCGTCGCCGTCGAGTTCGACACCATGGCAAACCTGGAGTTCGCCGACCCCAGCGACAACCACGTCGGCCTGGACCTCGGCTCGCCGCTGTCCGTCGCCACGGTCGACCTCGCCGCATCCGGGATCGACCTCAAGAGCGGCAACCTCACGACGGCGTGGATCGACTACCGCAGCGCGGACCGCCGCCTGGAGGTGTTCCTGAGCTACGCCGCGAACGCCAAGCCGAAGCGGCCGGTCCTCTCCGTCGCCGTGGACCTCTCGCCGTACCTCAAGGAGGCCATGTACGTCGGCTTCTCGGCGTCCACGGAGGGGAGCACGCAGCAGCACACCATCAAAGAGTGGACCTTCCAGACGTTCGGCTTCCCGCCCACGGCCAACTCCTCCTTTGAATCCAATGCCACCAGCAACTCGTCGGAGCAGGCCGCGCCAGCGTCCAACACCCCCAACAGCCACAAGAGGGTCGGGCTCGCGCTCGGAATCCTCGGCCCCGTTGCGCTCGCCGTCTCCTTCGTGTTCTTCGCCTGGGTCTCCATCAAGAAGCACATAGAACTCACCTCCCGGAACGACGCCGCTTTCTCTCCCGAGCTGCTTAAGGGCCCGAGGAAGTTCAGCTACAAGGAGCTGAGCGCCGCCACCAGAGGGTTCCACACGAGCAGAGTCCTCGGCAAGGGCGCGTTTGGGACTGTGTACAAGGCCGCCATGCCAGGCCCTGCCGCCACCACCTACGCCGTTAAGCGGTCGACGAAGGCGCACCAAGGCCGGAGCGAGTTCGTCGCCGAGCTGTCCGTCATCGCCTGCCTCCGGCACAAGAACCTTGTCCTGCTCGAGGGGTGGTGCGACGAGAAAGGCGAGCTGCTGCTGGTGTACGAGTACATGCCCAACGGCAGCCTGGACAAGGCCCTCTACGGCGAGCCCTGCACGTTGTCGTGGCTGCAGAGATACACGGTCGCCGCCGGCATCGCGTCGGTGCTGTCGTACCTCCACCAGGAGTGCGAGCAGCGCGTCATCCACCGGGACATCAAGACCAGCAACATCCTGCTTGACGGCAACCTGAGCCCGCGCCTCGGTGACTTCGGGCTGGCCAGGCTCATGGACCACAACAAGAGCCCCGTGTCCACGCTCACCGCGGGGACCATGGGCTACCTCGCGCCGGAGTACCTTCAGTCCGGCAAGGCCACCGAGCAGACCGACGTGTTCAGCTACGGCGTCGTGCTCCTCGAGGTGTGCTGCGGGAGGCGGCCCATCGACAAGGACGAGTGCGGCGCGGGCGGGGGTGGGGGCAAGAACGTGAACCTGGTGGACTGGGTGTGGCGCCTCCACGGCGAGGACCGGCTCATCGAGGCCGCGGACGCACGGCTGGCCGGCGAGTTCGACAAGGACGAGAtgctgcggctgctgctcgtGGGGCTGAGCTGCGCCAATCCCAATTGTGAGGAGCGTCCTGCGATGAGGCGGGTGGTGCAGATCCTGAACCGTGAGGCCGAGCCAGCGCCCGTGCCGCGCAAGAAACCACTGCTGGTGTTCAGCTCCAGCGCGTCCATGAAGCTGCAGGAGATCGCCTTCTCCTGCGGCGATGACGTCCGAGGCGGCTACTCTGTTGCCAAGCCTACATCCCCAAAGTCCGAGGGAGCCGACATTGAACGCTGA